AATTGAAGTTTTACAGTTAAGCTTACAAGTTGCCTGGACATCTGAATGGATATACTGGATTTCACTGGCATTTTTTGGTATTATTTATTTAAAAAAAGGAGATTGGAGAAATAAAGTAATTTAATTCCCTGATACTTATTTTTAAGTTGAATGTAAATTATCTTATAATTAAAAGCAATTATTTGCGTCTGTAAACGCTGAATTAATTTAAAATCATTTTTAAGAAAAAGTTATTTTCTAATTATTGTTACTTTTGCAGTTAATAATCAAAATATATGGCAGGACATAATAAGTGGTCTAAAATTAAAAGAAAAAAAGGAGTGGCTGATGCAAAGCGCTCTAAAATTTTCAGCAGACTTATAAAAGAAATTACCGTTGCTGTAAAAGAAGGGGGGAGTGCAGAACCGGAATTCAACCCTCGATTGCGCCTGGCAATTCAAAATGCTAAAGGGGTTAACATGCCTAAAGAAAATGTTGAAAGAGCAGTTAAAAAAGCAAATGATACCGATAGCGCTAAGTATACTGAATTAAATTACGAAGGATATGCTCCGGGAGGAATAGCTTTATTTGTAGAGTGTTTATCAGACAATCAAAACAGAACCGTTTCAAATGTCAGAAGTTATTTCAATAAGTTAGGTGGAAGTTTAGCCACCAGTGGAAGCGTAGATTTTTTGTTTGATCGAAAAGGGGTTTTTGTTTTTTCTCAGGGCGAATTCAATGAGGATGATCTAACCCTTGAGTTGATAGATGCAGGCGCTGATGACTTGGAATTCTATGAAGGAGAAGTAACAGTTTTTACGGAATTAGGAGATTATGGTAATATGCAGAAAAAGCTGGAAGAGCTGAATATAGAAACAAATAGTGTAGATTTACAGAGAATACCTAAAACGACGAATAAAGTAGATGTAGAAACAGCCCGAAAGGTATTGAAATTGGTTGAAACTTTAGAAGATGATGATGATGTTCAGGCTGTTTTTCATAATATGGAAATGACTGAAGAGATTATTTCGGCTTTGGAAGCAGATGCCTGAAAACAAAAACCTGCATTACTGAAAAAATAAAGATTTTACATGAAAGAAAAAATAGAAAAGTTAAAGAAAAAGCAAGAGCAGGCTTTACTGGGAGGTGGAAAGGAGCGTTTAGAAGCACAACATAAAAAAGGTAAACTATCAGCAAGAGAAAGGCTTCATTTTTTATTGGACGAAGGTTCTTTTGAAGAAATTGGTCAGTTGGTAACCCACCGTTGTACTGACTTTGGAATGGAAAAGCAAAAATTTCTCGGGGATGGAGTGGTAACCGGTTACGGTACTATCAATAACAGATTAGTATATGTCTACTCTCAGGATTTTACTGTTTTTGGAGGCTCTCTATCTGAGACACATGCCGAAAAAATCTGTAAAATCATGGATATGGCTATGAAAAATGGAGCACCTGTGATTGGATTGAACGATTCAGGAGGAGCCAGGATTCAGGAGGGGGTAGTTTCTCTGGGTGGTTATGCAGATATTTTTTACAGAAATACAAGAGCTTCCGGAGTTATACCTCAAATTTCAGCAGTTATGGGTCCTTGCGCCGGTGGTGCTGTTTATTCGCCGGCAATCACAGACTTTGTGCTGATGGTTGAAAAGACTTCTTATATGTTTGTTACCGGGCCAAATGTAGTAAAAACGGTTACACATGAAAATGTAACTTCCGAAGAGCTGGGCGGCGCTGCTACTCATGCAAGCAAGTCCGGGGTTACACACTTTGCCTGTAAAAACGAGTTGGAATGTATTGAAAATATCAAAAAACTTGTCCAATATATCCCCCAAAACTGTGAAGACACCGCTCCAAAGTATCCTTATGAGTTATCAGAAAATGAAATCAGAGATTCTTTAAAAGGAATTATTCCGGAATCCAGTCAACAACCATATGATATCAGAGAAGTAATTGATGGAATTGTTGATGAAAATTCATTTTTTGAAGTACATAAGGATTTCGCTGAAAATATAGTTGTAGGATTTGCTTTTATTGGTGGCAGAAGTGTAGGAATAGTAGCTAATCAGCCTGCCCATTTAGCAGGAGTTTTAGATATAGATGCTTCTGTTAAAGGAGCCCGTTTTGTAAGATTTTGTGATGCGTTTAATATTCCTTTATTGGTTTTGGTAGATGTCCCCGGATTTTTACCCGGCACTGATCAGGAGTGGAATGCCATCATTACAAATGGAGCCAAGTTGCTTTATGCTTTTTGTGAAGCTTCTGTCCCAAAAGTTACGGTCATTACCCGAAAAGCCTATGGAGGAGCTTATGATGTCATGAATTCCAAACACATAGGTGCTGATATCAATTTTGCATGGCCTTCAGCTGAAATTGCCGTTATGGGCCCTAAAGGAGCGGCAGAAATCATTTTTAAAAGAGAAATAGCGGCAGCGGAAAATCCGGAAGAAAAACTGCAACAAAAAGTAGATGAGTATTCTGAAAAATTTGCAAATCCATACAGAGCAGCTGACAGAGGTTTTGTGGACGAGGTAATCTTACCCGAACAAACCCGTATGAAATTAATAAAAACTTTTACCATGTTAGAAAATAAGGTAGATGAAATGCCTCGAAAAAAACATGGAAATATTCCTTTATAAAAAATAAATTTATGGCTAAGAAAGAGAAAAAATTAAGAGACCCAAAGAAAATTATTAACGCTAAAAGTGAAGCTTTTTTAGAAAAGTATTTAAATAATGCCTCACCAACAGGATTTGAAATAGAAGGCCAAAAAGTTTGGTTAGAGTACCTAAAACCTTATGTTGATGAGTTTTTTGTAGATAATTACGGAACAGCAGTAGGGGTAATTAACCCAAAGGCTGAATTTAAAGTGGTGATTGAAGCTCACGCAGATGAAATTTCCTGGTTTGTCAGTTATATTACTGATGACGGATATATTTATGTAAGAAGAAATGGTGGCTCTGACCATCAGATTGCCCCTTCCAAAAGAGTAAATATCCATAC
The sequence above is drawn from the Chitinophagaceae bacterium genome and encodes:
- a CDS encoding YebC/PmpR family DNA-binding transcriptional regulator; this encodes MAGHNKWSKIKRKKGVADAKRSKIFSRLIKEITVAVKEGGSAEPEFNPRLRLAIQNAKGVNMPKENVERAVKKANDTDSAKYTELNYEGYAPGGIALFVECLSDNQNRTVSNVRSYFNKLGGSLATSGSVDFLFDRKGVFVFSQGEFNEDDLTLELIDAGADDLEFYEGEVTVFTELGDYGNMQKKLEELNIETNSVDLQRIPKTTNKVDVETARKVLKLVETLEDDDDVQAVFHNMEMTEEIISALEADA
- a CDS encoding acyl-CoA carboxylase subunit beta; the encoded protein is MKEKIEKLKKKQEQALLGGGKERLEAQHKKGKLSARERLHFLLDEGSFEEIGQLVTHRCTDFGMEKQKFLGDGVVTGYGTINNRLVYVYSQDFTVFGGSLSETHAEKICKIMDMAMKNGAPVIGLNDSGGARIQEGVVSLGGYADIFYRNTRASGVIPQISAVMGPCAGGAVYSPAITDFVLMVEKTSYMFVTGPNVVKTVTHENVTSEELGGAATHASKSGVTHFACKNELECIENIKKLVQYIPQNCEDTAPKYPYELSENEIRDSLKGIIPESSQQPYDIREVIDGIVDENSFFEVHKDFAENIVVGFAFIGGRSVGIVANQPAHLAGVLDIDASVKGARFVRFCDAFNIPLLVLVDVPGFLPGTDQEWNAIITNGAKLLYAFCEASVPKVTVITRKAYGGAYDVMNSKHIGADINFAWPSAEIAVMGPKGAAEIIFKREIAAAENPEEKLQQKVDEYSEKFANPYRAADRGFVDEVILPEQTRMKLIKTFTMLENKVDEMPRKKHGNIPL